The window GAGTGTTGTGCCATAGGTTTCTGTCGGGTACTCTGACCGTCCCGCCATCAGATTATAATCGATTCGGTTCCTCTCCGGCAGCGGACTGGTTCCGAGCGCTCCCCTCCTCCGCTGGCGATCACTCCTCAGGAGGACTCGTCGGTGTGGTCGGACGTGTGCTTTTGCTGTTGAGCGGCGGGAGGGCCTTTTCACCGGCGTCGACCTTCGCAAGTTCGAGCCGCCACTGATCGTTGTCGAACGGGACGTTGTAGTTCCTCTCGGCCCGCGCGAGGATACTCTGGCTCGCGGAATGGGAGATCTTGAAGAACGCGGCAGTGGCGTGTTTCTCGCGGCCCTTGCGCACCGTGCGGATGTAGATCTGGGTGCGGATGTACTCCGAAGCAATCTGCTGGAGCAATTCATCCTCTCCCCATCATATTAACCATTATCTGTCGTTCCTGACATTTTATCGCACAGGTCCCTAAGTGATATGAGCAATCAGTTGTCGGCTGTCCGCTATTAGCTAAATGATACCCTAGTTATAACAACCCCGATTACGTAGGTAAATAGAGATCATGTCACGCGAGCATATCCAATTCCTCTCTGGCTCAGCGAAGCGTATTCAACTCCTTAGCAGTACCTCCGAATTGAGGATATAATTGCACGGGCGAAGTTAATTATTGCCAATCATTTCAACACACATCGGTAGCACCACCCAATTCAGTTTAATCATATCATCTGTCAGAAAATGGGATTGCTGCTCCGGGTATTACTGGTCGTTCACGAAGGTGCGTTTTGGACCGTCCACGACAGTATAGTATTGGCGGTTACATCGGCGACAGAAACACCAACCGGGGAGTTCTCCGACAAGGCATTCTCCGAGTCGGCTCTTACAGTGCCATCAAAAAATCACCCCGTCGTGTGATGGTCACTAAGTGCTAACTCCCTGGATCCACTCGTTCAAGTCATCGATGACGTTCTCAGCGACGTTGCCGCCGAAGTAAAGGCTGAGTGGGGTTGTCGGCGGCGTGACTGACTGGAAGTAGTGATCCACGTTCATGTAGCATTCAGCGCGGCTTCCCTCGGGGAGATCAGCATCCCGCCAGGTCTCGTAGCGGTTCCGGGAGAACGCGGCGAGTTCGGGCTGGGTCTCTTCGTCGGCACTAAACGTCATCAAAGCGAGCATAGGCACATTGAGGCTGCTGGCAGTAGACACAGGGTCGTACTCCCCCAGGCTCCGATGCCAGACACCGGGACGACCCATGATCGTCTCGTCATCGTCGAACTCGCCCTCGGCGATGCGCCGGAGCGTCTCACGGTCCTCCTCCAATTGGGCTGCCTGCTCCTCGTCAAGGTCGCCGTCAATCTCGAATTCGTACCGGATGATATCGGCGTGCTCTGGGTTCAGGTTTGGATTGGGAGAGCCATCCAGATTCACGACACCTGCGACACCACCGTGGCGGTCGGCGATGCGTGGGGCGCACATCCCACCTTGGCTGTGACCGGCGATGAACAGCGCATCTTCGTGAACGTCATCAACGGTGGCAAGTCGATCTACTGCCGCGACCGCGTCATCAGTCACTACTGCGTCCAAGGTGAGCGCATTGTCGGGGACCTCGTTGTTGGCGAGGCGTTTTTCGTAGCGGAGTGAAGCGATACCCTTAGTGGCGAGTCTCCACGCGATATCCTTCAGGATCTTCGAGTTATCCACTGTGCCATCTGGATCATGGACGCCGGCTCCATGAACGAGCACGACACCTGGAACTGGGTTCCTGTCTTCAGGGGCCGTGAGTAGTCCGTTGAGGGTCACATCTTCAGCGTCAATGGTTACCTCGTGCTCGATAAACGCGTCTTCGTCGGCATAGGATGGTGGTTCGTATGCAAGTGTAAATGAGAACTCGGAGATACTGTCACCTTTGAGGCCCAGCGTCGCGGTTTGGGTACCGTTCTCGAAAGCGAACATAACAGTGACCTCGGTGTCGTCGTGAACGGTTAGCTCGTCTACGGCCTTGGCCTCACCGTACTGCCCGTGTAGACCCCACCAATACTGTTCAAGAACGTTCTCTGGGTCCATCCCTTCCTCGGTGAGGAAATCGGGGAACGAATCGATGATGGCCTCATGCCCGTCATCGGCCAGCATGCTGGTTGCGTCGGTAAACCTTCTATCGATGAACCGTGTTGCGAACTCCCGTGCATTCCTCTTTTCCTCACTCAGGTCATCCATCTCCAAATTGGAAATACTGGCAAGAGGATTAAGTGCCTTATGTTCCACCATATGATGTTGACACTATTCACCGGCTGCTGTGGCTTCAATTTGCTTCGAAACTCCCGTTGAAGAGACTTCCTCTCGAATTCGGCCTCATTTGTAAGTACAGCAACTTAACGGATGGCGCACATGATTAATTATTGAAACAAGTTATATGACGCCCTCCTGAGATGGATAAACACGGTCTTTTTCAAATCCGCACCGAATGGTAGCAGATATTGATGAACAGCGACGATAGCGATTTACCCCTCTCCGACGCCGAGCTTGACGTTCTTGGAGAGACCTACGATGATATTCTTGGAGACGATAGTGATCCCCCTACCCTTGACGACTGGAAGGCTATGGACGTGGAAAACTCCTCAGTAGCATGGATGAACCAGTTCCTGAACGGCGGCCCGCTGAAAGACTTCGACCGTTTTGTTCTCACTACCGCCCTCGGGCCTGACGACGAGGAAGACGCATACGCCGACGACCACCACAGCATTAACTTCTCACCAGTTGTCTGGTCGCTTCTCCTCAAGGAGGCGCGAAACCTCCCCAGCGACGAGCAACTGGAGTTCTACTTGAAAAGACAGAAGAATGTCGCCCAGATGGCCGGCTTCGATAGCGTAGACGATGTCCCACGCAACACGACCTTCTGGCGGGCCTACGCCAACACCGACTCCAACGACCCACGTCTCGACGAGGACGCGATGAAAGCCCTCCGGACCGAAGCCCGGAAGTTGGTAAACCATGCCAAGTGGGCTGGCTTCGAACTCCCTGATGGTTCCGAAGAACATCTCTTCGAGTTCGGGAAACAGGACTTCATAGAGTTGGCCGAGGAGATTGCCCACGACCTGCTCGCTAAGACCCTCCCACACATCGCGTTCGGGCGAGACCCATCACGAACCACGTACTCGCTTCCGTCCATCGTGGGTTTTCTCGCACACCTCGCGCTGGAGGGCGCGTACCCCGAGAACGGGTCGGACACATTCAACCATATGGACCTCTACGAAAACGGCGGGACAGGTGCGGACAACTTCTATCACTACGTCCGGAACCGGAACGCTGAGGAGTGGTTCGACCGGTTCCTCCGTGCGAACGCCGAACTCCTCGAAGAGGCGCGTTCGATGGGGCACTTCGAGAACGCCAGCGAGGTCGCCCTCGACACAACCGGCATCCCGTGGTTCGGGGATACATCGAACAACTTCGTGGACGGCACGAAGCCCTCACGCAATTACGCACACTCATTTCACTTCACGACCATCGGCGTCGTCGGCGACGAAGCCAGCCTGAGTCTCGCCGCCCACCACCTGAAGAACCGCACCGACCAGGACCGCATCCTCCGGGCGATTCTCCAGCGCGTGAAGGGCCTTCACTACTTCTCTGACGACCAGCTGGACGTGGACATCGAGCGCGCGTATCTCGACAAGGGCTTCTACGGCGGGATGCACGTCACCGCGCTCCGGGAGACGGACACCGAGTTCCTCATCAAATCTCGGAAAGTCGAGCCCGTGAAGGACGTGATCGACGGTCTCGAAGAGTGGGACGGGGATTGGGGCATCATGCAGGACTATGAGGTCGGCGACCTCAAGCAGGGAACAAACATCTTCATCCAGCCCTCGGAGAAGCGCGCACCGCGCTACGACGAGAACACCGATGAAGAGGACAAGAAGTACGGTCGCTGGGTGGCGTTCGTCACGGACATCGACCCGGTGTCAGCGGACCGGGAGAAGTTGGCGCGGCAGTTCCGGAATCGCTGGGGTGTGGAGACGCAGTACCGGCAGTTCAAGCACAAGTTCTACCCGCCGACGAAGTCCTCAAAGGGGCGCGTCCGAGCGTTCCACTTCAACATGGCCCAACTGTTCTACAACATTTGGGTGGTCGTGAACCTCGAACTCCGCGACCGTTACGGCGTGCTGGAGCGCCGCCCGGTCACCAGTGACGATGTCCTCCACGCGATCCGTGACGAGGCCATCGAACTGGACGACGTACCAGAATAGTTATACAGGCTAATGTAGATCCTCGACGAAAGTCTGGAAACCGCAGGGATGGGGTTCATTTCACAGAGCCTCATGCAATTATCGAGCCCAATTCGGAGGTACTGTTAGAGCCCTTCGTAAGCAACCGGCCCGTCAGTGTGAGTTGATGGAGCGGTGCTCGGTGTCGCGGCCAGCAGTCTGGCGAAGTCTTGCTGGATTCTCCGACCGCAATTGGGTAAAGGAGGATAGTGGACTGTACCGAATCACAATTATCGGGGAGTTTGTTTTGTCTCACTATGAGACACTCGCCGAGGTGATCGACTGTGCAGGCGAGCGAGCAAGGTTCTTCGATCATCTCGGCGACATCGGCTCGACATTCCCGGCTGAAGCTCTTGCAGAGACGACGGTCGTGACGGCAACGCCAGAGAAGCCCTCCGTGGCGCTCAACCGCTTCAGAGATGCGCTCACTACCTCAACCACCGAGCAGTTTCGCGCGCTCGTGCCCGGAGTACGCCGGGTCGTCGAAGAGGTAAGCTGGCATTTATCCACAATGGACGCCGCTTTCGAGTTGATCGTCGGAGAGACTGCACTCGAACTACAAACAGTACCTGACGCGCTTGTCGAGGCACGCTCGCACGAATGGTTTCGTTTCTATATGTGTCCAAAACCGCTTGAATTTGGAATGCTTCTCTCCGACGACTATGTACTTGTAAGTGCATACGACGAGTGGGGTAATCTTCGGTCATGCCTCGAAGGTATGAACGAACCACTACTCGAATGGGCGGTAGATATCTACAAGGAGCACCGTCAGGATGCAACACCCGCTGACGCTATCTCCGGACTTCCGCAGATATAACTGACTCTCTCCAGGAATACGACCGAATGGCCGTCTATTACAGATAAATGAGTTAACGCCCCCATAACATCGTTACGCACTACAAAATACGTTAACACAAATGAAGATATACGCCCTGCCATTCGTTCGGAAAGTGTATGGAAGACAAACACACCAAAACTGGTGTCGGTCGGCGGACATTCTTGGCCGGTACCAGCTCGCTTGCGGCGTTACCGTTCATCCCAGTTGGTGTATCGAGCGCCAAGCCAACTGGAAATCTGACCGTGCTCGGTGACTTCGAGTCAGGGCTCGATGGCTGGAAGACAAACGGCGGTAACGAGCTTGCTCGGTTCAGTACGGAAGAGTTCCCCGCAGCGGTGATTCATGAAACGCACGCGCTGAGAGTCGGCATCGACGGCGATCCGTTCCCGATGATCGAGAACAAAAAACGGGTCAAGCAAGCGGATTTCGCGGATTCGCCGTATCTCTCCGCAGCGGTTTCACCGACCATCACCGACAGTGATTCCGACGTGGTGTGCAAGTTCAGATATCATCACAATGATGCACCACCGGATAGCGACAAAACCGCTAATGCTGGAAAGGGCCGACAAAAGAAGCCCGTTCTCGTCGAAGAATCGCCAGAAATTACTGTTCCACAGATGGTTCCGACGCGATTATACTGGGACATGAGCGGACTACCGGAAGACGAGCTTTCGAGCCCGAAACGGCTCGAGCTCGTCTGGTATCCAGCCGATCATCCACCGGCAGGAGGTCCACGCGGACGTGGACCGAGTGGCCCGTTCAAATACGAGGGAAGCATGCTGATCGATGATATCCGACTTAGTGACAGTGCAGCAGACCTTGCGGCGGACGCAATACCGACGAAAATGCAGACATACCAACTCGAACACGGTGTACTGACCGAAACGGTTGCGAACGAGTACGAAGATGGACTAGAAGAGGGCGATCTCACGTTCCTTGATGGAACGAATATTCCGTACACGTTCGAGATAACGGACGACGAAAAACGGTTCACGATTGATGACGAAACCTTCGTAGTGGGAGGTGGTGTCTAATGGTGGTCGCAGAACCCGTCGAAGGTGGTGGTGGCGACGAACCGATCACGAACCCGAACCGCGATGTGGCTGCTTCGAGTTCGGTACTGAGCTTCCTCCCTGGTGGAAACGAGAACTCCAACCAAGGTGGTAACGCTCTCAACGGATCGCTATTCCACCTGATAGAGCCTGGCACGGAGATCGACATCGACCTACCAACGGTGTTCGGCTACGGCGGCGACGATATCGTTACCGTACCACTTGGCCCAGTCATAGACAACTGGCTCACCACCGATATGGTAGATAGTTTACCCGAGACCCTGTCTGAGGCGAGGATAAGGGAAGATAATAAGTACGACGAGGTAAGCGGCGCGTACCCGAATTATCGAACCGAGAATCAAGTCGGCGTGTCGTTCGATACGAGGGCTGATAATACCATCATCGAGGACTCGATTGATGTCCGATTCACTGGAACGAGCACGGACAGCGTGCTTGAAGGCGAAGACGTCAACAGTCTGTCAGAGTTTGTTGAAGGACCGAGCAAACCGGGCGGGTATCGCCCACGGTACTGGAACCGTGAGATGATACAGGTCGACGGTGTCGACGCGGTTCGAGTCTCGACCGTTTTCGGTGGCTTCCTTCAATACGGTCGTGATGTCGCCGAATTGATCGCCGAGAGAGGGAGCTTCAATTTCGCTGGTGACATCTACGACTGGGATCTGTCAATACCGAAGGAAGCATATCAGGTTAGCAACGTCACAGCACTAATCAGGGCGATCGAATTGTTCGCTGTCTCACCGAACATCTTCAATTTCCTTGAGTTGACTGTGCTCGCCGATGGACGCCGTTTCGTTCGCTTGCTTGATGCAAGCCCAACGCCTCAACACGTCCTGTACGTTGATGGAGTACAGGAAGGCACATCGGCCTTCTCATACAGCGAACAGGAACTATTCAATTTCCGTGTTGCTGCGTTCTTCGTAGAAGCTAATTCCCGGCTAGTAACGCCATACTACGCACCGAAAAGTCAGTATCTGGAATCAGTCCGGGATGGCGGTATACTAGGTCAGGTGAAGGAACAATTCGCTAAAACTGTCGGTAACCTCCTCATTACCGGGGACAATTTCATTCCTTACGAGGATATAGCGCTTCCGTCACCGCTCATTGGTAAAGGCTTCGAAGGGCCGAATGGCGCGGAGATCCCGACCGATAGCCTCCCGGCGGAGGTACCCGATCCGTTCGTCTACAAACAATCCGAGGAATAATACGCACAAAGGTCCACATCTATAGAAGTGGCGCGGGCCGTTGGCCCTCATCTACCACGTGTACCCGAAATCCCCACGGTTGGGATCATTACCAGAGTCCGAAAACAGCCCCTTCATTATCGGTGACATAGACGGCTCCATCGATGATTGCCGCAGACGAGTATATGCCGTTTCCCGTCTCGACGTACCACTGGTCCTCGCCGGTCGCTGTGTCGAGTGCGAGGAGACCACTCTGATCGCCGATGTAGATGGTCCCACCGGCGATACACGGTCCGGATTCCGGAATTCCGATAGGGGCTTTCCACTCGACGCGACCGGTCGCCGCATTGAGTGCATATAGCGAAAGCGATTCCAATGAGTCGCCTGTCGGTACGTATACACTACCGTTGGCAAGTGCGGGCGATGCCTCTATACCCGTTCCACGATCAAATGTCCACCGAACAGTTCCATCCACGGACGAAAGCGCATACAATTTCGCGTTGCTTCCACTCGCATATACGATTTCAGTCCCGACGGTTGGTGCTCTATCCAGACGGTCGTCTCCACTAAACTGCCAGCGTTTCTCACCGGTCGCCCCATCCAGCGCATACAAGTGACGGTCATCGCTTCCGGCGAACACAGTATTATCGGCGACAGCGACCGCTCCACGAAATCGACTTGCGTATGGATCATCAGCGGATCGGTGCGGGTTTCGAGCAACGCCAGCGAACTGCCAGCGTTTCTCACCGGTCGCTGCGTCCAATGCGTATACTATTCCATCAGTGCTGCCAAAATAGAGCGTTCCGCTATCGAATCGTGGAGCAGCAGCGATTCGTGCAGCTGGCGGTGAAGGAGTGTCTGGTTCAAAATGCCAGCGTTCTTGACGCGAACGTAAGTCCACAGCTTGCATGACATTTCCACTGGCGATATATATCGTGTTGTCAATGATTGTCGGCGGGGAGACGTTCCCTCTTCGAACGGTGTGCCACCACTGCTCTTCTCCTGCACGTGCATCTATCGCACGCAATACCGATAATTCGCCGGAGTCCTGGCTCCCACACACATAGACAGTTCCGTCGATGACACTTACAGATGCTGGCATATTATAACTGTATTCGTCTCGCTGAATCCTTTGTGGGGTTTGGCGAACGTTCTCGGCAAAGTCGTACGTCCACTGCACTTCGATACATCCTTCGGGCGGACTCGCATTCGGCGAGTACCCCGTGTTGTGGATGTCATACTGGAAGGTCGGCCACGCACTACCAGATGGCCCATCCGAATTGTCCTCAGAGGGAGATGTTGACATTTCACACGAAACCGTTGGCTCCTCGTCGCCGGATCCACTCGATAGACAACCACTGACTGTTGCTGCCATTCCACAGAGAGTGAGATACGCTCGCCGGTTCATGATATTGACTCGACCTCTGATAGAATAACAGTTTGGTGTTTGCAAACGAATATAGACAATCGATATTGGAAACTTGGATGCTTTGACGGGTCTCAAGTTGCTCCAAGATCAATCATATGCCATTCCCTCGGTACCCACGTCCAGCGGTGCAATAACAGGTTAGGAGATCTATCGGCTCCAAACTGCGAACGAGAATGCTACAGGCCCTCGTTTCTAGCGATGAAATAGCTACTATCCATTCGCGTTGGGTACCGCCAGCCGCCACCCGACCGTCCCGAGGAGCGCGAACCCGTAGGCGTTCAGCACACCGTGGAGCGTTATCATTCTCGAAATACTCAACCCTAGTAGATTAGCTTCGGTGAACGTCCCAATGCCGTAACCGAGCGCCAGCAGCATCGAAACCGGGAGTACCAGCGATGACACCGCGACGAGCACCCCTTGCAATCGCGGGCGTCCGGGCACGATCCGGATCGTAATGTAGCCACCGAGAACCGCGATCGCAACGGTAAACCCGCCGACTGCGAGCACTTCTACAACCGGGGAGAAGGAAATACCGATGGCGATGAATGCCGGCCCGAACAGGATCACACCGACCAGCACGCGAAACTCCGTCCCTGCTCGGTCGCCCAGCACACGGCCAGCGAGACCCGTTAGCACCGGAAGGACAAACCCCGCGAAGTGGAAATGCACCGCCGTCAACAGGATGATTATCGGCTCGAACCAGAAGGTAATATCGAGCTGATAGAGTACGAGTGCCACGGCCCCAACGATGGAATACGCGAAGCCTGCATCAATAACAGTCTCCGACAGCGGCCACGGTCCACGATCATGCGTCCGTGCGAGTGCCGCGAGACCCAAGAGTCCGGTTACTACCACCCAGGGCACGGCCGCCACTGCTGCTCCCGGCCCGTCCGACGGAAGCACGAGCGAAACGAGGAAGAAGAACGCTCCCACGGGCTGGCCGAGGACCGCTGCCCTGTAGGGACGGCGCGATACTTCCCCGAAGGGGGGCGTCGCTGCCATCCCCATCCCCAATGGGACCAACACGAGCGCCGCGAGCGCGAGTGCCTGCTCCACGGTGGTTGCGAGTTCGCCGACGAAGACGGCTCCCATCCAGAGGATCGCGCCGGCAAGCGAACTCACGTCCGTGACGGCAATCCCGCCGGCCGAGAGGTACCCTGATATAGATGCCGACTCGTCGATACTCATGTCCCTCATCCGGGTGGGAGCGTCTCAACCCCACGCGTCGGTCGCATGTTATCCGGGACGGTCTCGTCCCTTTCCATTTCCTGTGTGAACGCCCCGCGGTAGCTGAGAACGTGGCCTGCGAGCGTGTTTTCGATGGTTGCGGTCACGTGATACTGCTCGTCGGCATCGTCGTAGCGGTCACGCACTCCGACATCCACCGCAAGCGGTCCACTCATCGGGACGTATCGATCCCCGAGTCGGAGCCACTGTTTGCCTGCCTTGACGACGAGTGCGCCCGCTTCGACGTGGGGGTGGAGTTCCGACACGAGAAGTCCGTCTGTCCCAAGGAAATCCAACAGGCGCTCGTTGGCCGCGTCCCAGACAGTGAGCGAATCGAACCGTCGGCGCTTGCGCCCGAACCTGAACTCGCGGATGGTCGCAAGCACTTCGCGCCCGGTCTCGTCCCGGAATCCAGCGGTCCGCACGCTGAAGGGAACGTCGTGGCCCGCTTCAGGGAACAGTAGGTTCTGGCCGGCCATCGCATACAGGGCCGGCAGAACGTGTGTTCCGCGGCTGATGTCCATCTTCCCGCGTCCAACACAGATGGCGTCGTCATCCGGGTCGGTGCTATACCGTTCGCGGACTTTCTGGTGGAGTTCGTCCGCCTCTGCTCCGAGAGCGTGTTCGTAGACTCCAGTCATCGACACTCGGATGCTCGGTGCGTTTGATTGGATGAGAATTTAGCGAGTTCGTAGAGATTGAACCATCCCAGCGGCTTGTGACACATGTGATCGAACGTTTCGACGGAGGATTAAAAAAGATAGGTGCATCTTGTGAACTCCGAAATCAGCTAAAGAGATCTGTCCACTCCAGTCGCCTGCGAAAGTCAAACTGGCGTGGAAAATTTCCATCCTCACTGTGCATGAAAAATCTACCTGCCTGACTCGATGGGGAAAATCTGCTACCTTAGCCGGGTCAAGGCAAAGCATGGGGCACAAGAGACCGAGTGAAGTCCGGCGGCTTCGACCGCGCGTGCCTGACTGGTCCGTGTGCGAAGGAAGCCGAGAATGGGGCGTCCCAGCCCGGCTGCCGCCGCAGGCGACAGCCGGGAAAGCCCGAATACGTGAGTCTCATCCAACGCACTGGTGCCCCGGAGTGAGAACACATGTTCTTAGGAATCGATATCCACAAGCGGGAGGCCCAAGTGGCCGTCCGTAACGACGACGGAGACGTGATCGAGCAGGTCCGTGTCAAGAACACGGACCTCGAAGAGGTTGCCCACCAATACGCTGGTGGCGAAGCCTTGCTGGAAGCCACGACGAATTACTTCTACATCTATGATATGCTGTCTGAGCATCTGGACGTGGTTGTCGGGCATCCGCCGAAGTTGAAAGCAATCGCTCAGACCGACAAGAAAACCGACCGAGTCGACGCCAAGGAACTGTCTCGGCTGCTCTGGTTGGGTTCCGTTCCGGAAAGCTACGTCCCAACCGACGAGATCAGGGAGTGCCGCGCACTCGTGCGCGGCCGGATCAGCTTGTTGGAGAAACGGACGAGTTTCGCGAACAAAATCCACGCGTTGCTGCTGGACAACGGCATCACCCGGAGGGTGAAGCCGTTGGGTGTGAAAGGACGTGCGTTTCTTGAGGAGTTGTCGTTGCCTGCACCATGGAACGGGCTGTTGTCGTCGTATCTCTCAGTGATCGATACGCTGACCGAGGAGATCGAACACCTAGACGAGCGGATCGAGGAGCGAGCAGAAGGGTGCAGAGAGACGCAACTCCTCATGACGATTCCGGGTATCAGCCACTACTCAGCGTTGGTGATTTACGCGGAGATCGGCGAAATTGACCGATTTGATCGAGCCAAGGAAGTGGTGCGGTACGTGGGATTGAACCCGGTGATCCGCGAGTCTGGCGACTCGCGGTTCGTAGGGGGTATCTCAAAGAACGGTTCGGGAAAGGTGCGGTGGGTGCTGGTCCAGGCGGTTCATTCAGCCGTTCATACGGTCGGTGACGAGTATCTGAGTCGGTTCTATAACCGCATCAAGCGGCGGAAGAACAAGCAGAAGGCGGCGGTGGCGACCGCCCGGAAACTAGTGGTATCGATCTACCATATGCTAGATCGCGGTGAAGTGTACGATCCACCCGGCGTGACAGCCTAAGCAGCTGATTGCGCGGTTGGTGGCGGTATGAGCGACAGCTACCGCAATAGGATGTCTTCCGCTTGTCGGTGGTGAGGGAGAAATTGGTTCGCCGTCAGTTGGTTTTGTGGCGGGAGAAGCTACTCGGTTAACTGGGCGAAAGGATCAAGCTTCCTGGTTGGCTTGGTTCAGGTAGCAGATTTTCCCATACGTGACTTCAGAACCATAGTAACGTGAAACTCGGCTACCACGATTCGAGCGTGTCCGGATCGAGCGGAACTGCCTCGCGCTTGTATCGCTCATGGGTTGCTTTCGCCCAATTTAGCACCGTCTCTTCATCGCTTTCGATCATCGGCCCAGGACCGCCCTGGTCGTCAGTCGCACCCATTACGATCGTTCCATCGATGATACTGAGAATGAACGGGATCTCGTCCTCATAGACGTATATTTCGTTGCCTGTCCCGAGGATTTCCGCTATGTGTGATCGTGCGTCCGAGCGCGAGAGGGCTGACTCGATCGCTTCTTGGGTATAAACGCTTGTATACGGAATACCTTCATCGACTACTTTTCGCCGGACGATATCGAGCGTTCGGTACTCGAAAAACCCGCCGACGGTCTGGAGCTGGTTGGTCGCCCCTTCGTAGAGAGTCCCAACACGATTGATCATTGCGATGATGTCACCCCTGTCGCCGGGCCGAACGATCTGTGCGGATTCGAGCCATCTGAGGTCGATATCAGTGGCATCGTACAGAGCGTGAGAGACTACATCTCGGAGGTTCTGTGCGGTCGCGGCCGTGTCGATCAATTGACGCACATCAGTAGCCAACAATTTTCCGAGCGGTGTCGCCTCGTACTCCCATCCTTCGTGAGTCACCCACTCGCGCTGTTCCATCTCTTCGAGAATCCGCCCGACCGTCACTCGTGAGGCATCAGTCAGTGACTGAAGCTTCGAACGGCTATGGTGGTCATCGGCAAGCGCTTCGAGCACCGCGATTCGGTTCTCCGAGCGAACGAGATACTCGACGTCGTCGTACGGCGTAGTCATAGCTCCATGTCCCATCTATCTTTAGCCTACTTTTGTACTTAAAGCACGCCATGAACATCGTTCAGAGTTATGTAGATGTCATCGTGGCACCTCTGCTCATTCGTGCCGACACAACGTGATTGGCGGCAGGGATTCGGCTCGACAGTCACTCACTCGGCACAACACGGACAACCACCAATGAGTAGCGAACCATACGACGTCGAAATTTCGGACGAAACGCTCGATGACCTCCGCGACCGCCTCTCACGGACGCGCTGGCCGGACCAAGTCACCGATGCAGGCTGGGAATACGGTGCGAACCTCGAATACATGAGAGAACTAGTCGAGTACTGGCGCGACGACTTCGATTGGCGCGAACAGGAGGCGACGATCAACGAATTCGATCACTACCGCGCTGAGGTCGGAGACACCGGCATTCACTACATCCACGAACGCGGTGCGGGCGACAACTCGACGCCACTCGTGCTCCTTCACGGATGGCCAGGAAGCTTCGTGCAGATGCTCGATATTATTCCGTTGCTGACCGA is drawn from Halococcus salifodinae DSM 8989 and contains these coding sequences:
- a CDS encoding alpha/beta hydrolase family protein, whose protein sequence is MDDLSEEKRNAREFATRFIDRRFTDATSMLADDGHEAIIDSFPDFLTEEGMDPENVLEQYWWGLHGQYGEAKAVDELTVHDDTEVTVMFAFENGTQTATLGLKGDSISEFSFTLAYEPPSYADEDAFIEHEVTIDAEDVTLNGLLTAPEDRNPVPGVVLVHGAGVHDPDGTVDNSKILKDIAWRLATKGIASLRYEKRLANNEVPDNALTLDAVVTDDAVAAVDRLATVDDVHEDALFIAGHSQGGMCAPRIADRHGGVAGVVNLDGSPNPNLNPEHADIIRYEFEIDGDLDEEQAAQLEEDRETLRRIAEGEFDDDETIMGRPGVWHRSLGEYDPVSTASSLNVPMLALMTFSADEETQPELAAFSRNRYETWRDADLPEGSRAECYMNVDHYFQSVTPPTTPLSLYFGGNVAENVIDDLNEWIQGVST
- a CDS encoding transposase → MNSDDSDLPLSDAELDVLGETYDDILGDDSDPPTLDDWKAMDVENSSVAWMNQFLNGGPLKDFDRFVLTTALGPDDEEDAYADDHHSINFSPVVWSLLLKEARNLPSDEQLEFYLKRQKNVAQMAGFDSVDDVPRNTTFWRAYANTDSNDPRLDEDAMKALRTEARKLVNHAKWAGFELPDGSEEHLFEFGKQDFIELAEEIAHDLLAKTLPHIAFGRDPSRTTYSLPSIVGFLAHLALEGAYPENGSDTFNHMDLYENGGTGADNFYHYVRNRNAEEWFDRFLRANAELLEEARSMGHFENASEVALDTTGIPWFGDTSNNFVDGTKPSRNYAHSFHFTTIGVVGDEASLSLAAHHLKNRTDQDRILRAILQRVKGLHYFSDDQLDVDIERAYLDKGFYGGMHVTALRETDTEFLIKSRKVEPVKDVIDGLEEWDGDWGIMQDYEVGDLKQGTNIFIQPSEKRAPRYDENTDEEDKKYGRWVAFVTDIDPVSADREKLARQFRNRWGVETQYRQFKHKFYPPTKSSKGRVRAFHFNMAQLFYNIWVVVNLELRDRYGVLERRPVTSDDVLHAIRDEAIELDDVPE
- a CDS encoding transcriptional regulator FilR1 domain-containing protein, with translation MIDCAGERARFFDHLGDIGSTFPAEALAETTVVTATPEKPSVALNRFRDALTTSTTEQFRALVPGVRRVVEEVSWHLSTMDAAFELIVGETALELQTVPDALVEARSHEWFRFYMCPKPLEFGMLLSDDYVLVSAYDEWGNLRSCLEGMNEPLLEWAVDIYKEHRQDATPADAISGLPQI
- a CDS encoding outer membrane protein assembly factor BamB family protein codes for the protein MPASVSVIDGTVYVCGSQDSGELSVLRAIDARAGEEQWWHTVRRGNVSPPTIIDNTIYIASGNVMQAVDLRSRQERWHFEPDTPSPPAARIAAAPRFDSGTLYFGSTDGIVYALDAATGEKRWQFAGVARNPHRSADDPYASRFRGAVAVADNTVFAGSDDRHLYALDGATGEKRWQFSGDDRLDRAPTVGTEIVYASGSNAKLYALSSVDGTVRWTFDRGTGIEASPALANGSVYVPTGDSLESLSLYALNAATGRVEWKAPIGIPESGPCIAGGTIYIGDQSGLLALDTATGEDQWYVETGNGIYSSAAIIDGAVYVTDNEGAVFGLW
- a CDS encoding YndJ family protein; amino-acid sequence: MSIDESASISGYLSAGGIAVTDVSSLAGAILWMGAVFVGELATTVEQALALAALVLVPLGMGMAATPPFGEVSRRPYRAAVLGQPVGAFFFLVSLVLPSDGPGAAVAAVPWVVVTGLLGLAALARTHDRGPWPLSETVIDAGFAYSIVGAVALVLYQLDITFWFEPIIILLTAVHFHFAGFVLPVLTGLAGRVLGDRAGTEFRVLVGVILFGPAFIAIGISFSPVVEVLAVGGFTVAIAVLGGYITIRIVPGRPRLQGVLVAVSSLVLPVSMLLALGYGIGTFTEANLLGLSISRMITLHGVLNAYGFALLGTVGWRLAVPNANG
- a CDS encoding DUF4166 domain-containing protein; the protein is MTGVYEHALGAEADELHQKVRERYSTDPDDDAICVGRGKMDISRGTHVLPALYAMAGQNLLFPEAGHDVPFSVRTAGFRDETGREVLATIREFRFGRKRRRFDSLTVWDAANERLLDFLGTDGLLVSELHPHVEAGALVVKAGKQWLRLGDRYVPMSGPLAVDVGVRDRYDDADEQYHVTATIENTLAGHVLSYRGAFTQEMERDETVPDNMRPTRGVETLPPG